A section of the Papaver somniferum cultivar HN1 unplaced genomic scaffold, ASM357369v1 unplaced-scaffold_32, whole genome shotgun sequence genome encodes:
- the LOC113341898 gene encoding oxysterol-binding protein-related protein 1D-like produces MNPLCCIAPVSIERDRSNNPSVVKTSTDSSPLSIGYENASSNVNRNNNGIGSNKQQTYSAQVSSVGTDYDFPPPNTIDHHDLATVSESVRGDHSCFGNGNNSVAGILYKWVNYGKGWRSRWFMLEDGVLSYYKIHGPHKISMNSAREKGAKVIGQESMRYMRKASSFTNGLSRSSSSKRWKPLGEIHLKVSSIRASKSDDKRLSIFSGTKTLHLRCVSREDRAKWIEALLSAKDLFPRILTSSDFAPSEDIVVSTEKLRSRLLQEGLSETVVGDCESIMLSELSELQNQLKGLQRKHIALLDTLRQLETEKVELETTVVDETKGRKSYCGPANARLSDFYSIMSEGSGSDSDACNESQDGGDAESDEEDGIFFDTRDFLSAESLRSASYRSREGTGNACNSLANDKDSFFSDRIREVDLEIKTVYYPRVKRRDRLPEPKEKEKPIGLWSIIKDNIGKDLSGVCLPVYFNEPLSSLQKCFEDLEYSYLVDRALEWGKQGNSLMRILNIAAFAVSGYASTEGRHCKPFNPLLGETYEADYPDKGLRFFSEKVSHHPTIVACHCDGRGWKFWADSNLKGKFWGRSIQLDPVGVLSLQFEDGEMFQWSKVTTSIYNIILGKIYCDHYGTMRVKGSGDYSCKLKFKEQSIIDRNPHQVQGFVQDNRTGQKVAMLVGKWDEAMYYVLGDPTTKPKGYDPMSEAVLLWEREKSVTLTRYNLTPFAISLNELAPGLQQILPPTDSRLRPDQRHLESGEYELANAEKLRLEQLQRQARRLQERGWQPKWFRKGKEDDCYRYVGGYWEARENKKWDEIPDIFGQSSTDGSPCLEEDEMRQAQFSSSRALTWEPSTHQM; encoded by the exons ATGAATCCGTTATGCTGTATAGCACCAGTATCAATAGAAAGAGATCGAAGTAATAATCCATCCGTTGTAAAAACATCGACAGATTCATCACCATTATCAATAGGGTATGAGAACGCATCATCAAATGTTAATAGAAATAATAATGGGATTGgatcaaataaacaacaaacatATTCGGCTCAAGTATCATCAGTAGGTACAGATTATGATTTTCCACCACCGAATACAATAGATCATCATGATTTAGCAACAGtaagtgaatcagttagaggagaTCATTCGTGTTTTGGGAATGGGAATAATAGTGTCGCTGGGATTTTATATAAATGGGTTAATTATGGGAAAGGATGGAGATCTAGATGGTTTATGCTTGAAGATGGGGTTCTTTCGTATTATAAGATACATGGTCCTCATAAAATATCAATGAATTCTGCTAGAGAAAAGGGAGCTAAAGTTATTGGGCAAGAGTCTATGAGGTACATGAGAAAGGCTAGTAGTTTTACTAATGGTTTATCAAGATCTTCTTCCTCCAAGCGTTGGAAACCCCTGGGAGAAATACATTTGAAG GTTTCTTCAATTCGTGCGAGCAAGTCAGATGATaaaagactttccattttttcgGGAACTAAGACTCTACATTTGCGGTGTGTATCTAGAGAGGACAGAGCCAAATGGATTGAGGCTCTGCTGTCAGCTAAAGATCTTTTTCCTAGAATTTTGACAAGCAGCGACTTCGCACCCTCTGAAGACATTGTTGTTTCAACCGAGAAGCTACGATCACGACTCCTGCAGGAAGGATTGAGTGAAACAGTTGTTGGAGACTGTGAATCAATTATGCTCTCTGAACTCTCTGAGCTGCAAAATCAGCTGAAGGGTCTTCAGCGTAAACATATTGCCCTGCTTGACACATTGAGGCAGTTGGAG ACAGAGAAAGTAGAGCTGGAGACCACTGTGGTCGATGAAACTAAGGGACGCAAGTCATACTGCGGACCAGCAAATGCAAGATTGAGTG ATTTCTATTCCATCATGTCAGAGGGCAGTGGAAGTGATTCTGATGCATGTAATGAGAGTCAAGATGGAGGGGATGCCGAGTCAGATGAGGAAGATGGCATATTTTTTGATACAAGGGATTTTTTGTCCGCAGAGTCTCTGAGAAGTGCTTCATACCGTTCAAGGGAGGGCACAGGAAATGCCTGTAATTCCTTAGCAAATGACAAGGATTCTTTCTTTTCTGACCGTATCCGTGAGGTTGATTTGGAGATTAAGACAGTATATTATCCCCGTGTCAAGAGAAGAGATAGATTGCCTGAACCAAAAGAAAAGGAGAAGCCTATTGGTCTGTGGTCTATAATAAAAGATAACATCGGAAAAGATTTGTCTGGAGTTTGCCTCCCTGTTTACTTCAATGAGCCACTCTCTTCATTACAAAAGTGCTTTGAGGATTTGGAGTATTCATATTTGGTTGATCGAGCCCTAGAATGGGGCAAGCAG GGAAATAGCTTGATGAGAATCCTAAATATTGCGGCATTTGCGGTGTCGGGTTATGCTTCAACAGAAGGTCGACACTGCAAGCCTTTCAACCCTCTCCTTGGGGAGACTTATGAGGCTGATTATCCAGACAAAGGTCTTCGCTTCTTCTCTGAAAAG GTGAGTCACCACCCTACAATCGTTGCTTGCCATTGTGATGGAAGAGGCTGGAAGTTCTGGGCAGACTCTAACCTGAAAGGGAAGTTTTGGGGGCGTTCAATCCAGCTTGACCCTGTTGGAGTTCTTTCACTGCAGTTTGAAGATGGAGAGATGTTTCAATGGAGCAAGGTTACCACTTCCATCTATAACATCATCCTTGGTAAAATCTACTGTGATCATTATGGGACTATGCGAGTAAAGGGGAGTGGTGATTACTCGTGCAAGTTGAAATTCAAAGAACAATCTATAATTGATCGAAACCCTCACCAG GTTCAAGGATTCGTTCAAGATAATAGAACTGGACAGAAGGTAGCTATGTTAGTAGGGAAGTGGGATGAAGCAATGTACTATGTTCTAGGAGATCCGACTACAAAGCCAAAGGGATATGACCCCATGTCAGAAGCTGTGCTTTTGTGGGAGCGTGAAAAATCTGTTACCCTGACTAGATATAATCTCACACCTTTTGCAATCTCTTTGAATGAATTGGCACCTGGTCTACAACAAATATTGCCTCCAACTGACTCAAGACTCAGACCAGATCAAAGGCACTTGGAGAGTGGTGAATATGAGTTGGCAAATGCAGAGAAACTAAGGCTTGAGCAGCTACAAAGACAG GCGAGGAGGTTGCAGGAAAGAGGATGGCAACCGAAATGGTTCAGAAAGGGTAAGGAAGATGATTGTTACAGGTATGTAGGTGGATACTGGGAAGCAAGGGAGAATAAAAAATGGGACGAGATTCCAGATATTTTTGGTCAGAGTAGTACAGATGGTTCTCCCTGTTTGGAAGAAGATGAAATGCGTCAGGCACAATTTTCATCAAGTCGAGCATTAACATGGGAACCGAGTACTCATCAAATGTAA